From one Prochlorococcus marinus str. MIT 0912 genomic stretch:
- a CDS encoding cysteine desulfurase family protein, with protein sequence MDNKHLIFDFQSSTPCSTKVVEEMAPYWNVLWGNPSNTNNRSGVFASAAVEVSREKIAAYLNINPKRLIFTSGATEANNLGLVGHARSKAQLTGKPGHIITVSTEHHAVLDPLRQLQKEGFRLSELQPNTDGLINIEQLSEAVEKDTFLVSVMAANNEIGVLQPIAEIGSFCKRKGIAFHTDAAQALGYLDLDPDKSLIDLMSLSAHKIYGPKGIGALVIREGFPLEPSQYGGGQELGLRSGTLPVPLIVGFAKAVEITKIDQDKRNKRLLFFRNLLLSGLKKNISGLIVNGSIEQRLPHNLNITFPGVKGNQLHGQLRRFIFCTSGSACSNGEASHVLKEIGLCKKDAEASIRMSIGRKTTEKDIKEAIEIITNIVINLRK encoded by the coding sequence ATGGATAATAAGCATCTGATTTTTGATTTTCAATCCTCAACACCATGTAGCACAAAGGTCGTTGAGGAAATGGCTCCTTATTGGAATGTGTTGTGGGGTAATCCCTCTAATACTAATAATCGATCCGGTGTTTTTGCTTCAGCTGCAGTAGAAGTATCTCGTGAAAAAATAGCTGCATATTTGAACATCAATCCGAAAAGACTAATTTTCACGAGTGGGGCAACAGAAGCAAATAATTTGGGTTTAGTTGGACATGCACGATCTAAAGCACAACTCACTGGAAAACCTGGACACATAATTACCGTTTCAACTGAACATCATGCAGTCCTTGATCCGCTTAGGCAGCTTCAAAAAGAAGGCTTTCGTTTGTCAGAATTACAACCCAATACAGATGGTTTAATCAATATTGAACAACTATCTGAAGCTGTTGAAAAAGATACTTTTTTGGTCAGCGTTATGGCTGCAAATAATGAGATAGGGGTTTTGCAACCTATTGCTGAAATTGGGTCTTTTTGTAAGAGAAAGGGAATTGCTTTTCATACTGATGCTGCTCAAGCCTTGGGCTACTTAGATTTAGACCCCGATAAATCTCTCATTGATCTGATGAGTTTGAGTGCGCACAAAATCTATGGCCCTAAAGGAATTGGGGCTTTGGTGATTAGGGAAGGATTCCCTCTTGAACCATCTCAATATGGAGGAGGTCAAGAGCTGGGATTAAGATCTGGCACGCTCCCTGTCCCTTTAATTGTTGGTTTCGCAAAGGCAGTCGAAATAACAAAAATTGATCAGGATAAGAGGAATAAGAGACTTTTATTTTTTAGAAATCTATTGTTGAGTGGATTAAAAAAGAATATTTCTGGATTGATAGTTAATGGATCTATCGAGCAAAGATTGCCTCATAATCTCAATATTACTTTTCCTGGTGTGAAGGGAAATCAATTGCATGGTCAATTAAGAAGATTTATTTTTTGTACTAGTGGTTCAGCTTGCAGTAATGGTGAAGCTTCTCATGTCCTTAAGGAGATAGGACTCTGCAAAAAAGATGCTGAAGCATCAATAAGGATGAGTATTGGTAGGAAAACTACCGAGAAAGATATCAAAGAAGCTATTGAGATTATTACAAATATAGTGATCAATCTTAGAAAATAA
- the rsmH gene encoding 16S rRNA (cytosine(1402)-N(4))-methyltransferase RsmH: MKEGPISASSNFNHVPIMGKEIIQSLKELPSELTKQGLIIDATIGGGGHSAQILENFPGIKIIGLDQDPIAREAASKKLIKFGTRIEIISTNFADFSLDQQAICVLADLGVSSHQLDEPSRGFSFRLNGPIDMRMNPKKGSSAAEIIETLSEKDLADLIYKLGEEKRSRRIARKIKTDLAAHGPYSGTQDLSYAIAGCFPPKQRYGRIHPSTRTFQALRIAVNNELGSLDSLLLKAPNWLLENGLFMVMSFHSLEDRRVKSSFKTDHRLKVLSKKPMRAGPEEIELNPRSKSAKLRISAKKFLK, encoded by the coding sequence ATGAAAGAAGGGCCAATTAGTGCAAGTTCTAACTTTAATCATGTCCCTATAATGGGGAAAGAAATAATCCAATCACTGAAGGAATTACCAAGTGAATTAACAAAACAAGGATTAATTATTGATGCCACCATTGGAGGAGGAGGGCATTCAGCTCAAATACTAGAAAATTTCCCAGGAATCAAAATTATAGGGCTTGATCAAGACCCAATAGCTAGAGAAGCAGCATCAAAAAAATTAATAAAATTTGGAACAAGAATAGAAATAATCTCTACAAACTTCGCAGACTTTTCACTTGACCAGCAAGCCATTTGCGTCTTAGCAGATCTTGGAGTTAGTAGTCATCAACTTGATGAGCCTTCACGAGGTTTTAGCTTTCGTCTAAACGGTCCAATAGATATGCGCATGAATCCCAAAAAGGGTTCAAGTGCAGCTGAAATCATTGAAACTCTCTCTGAGAAGGATCTAGCTGATTTAATATATAAATTAGGAGAAGAAAAGCGCTCTAGGCGTATTGCAAGAAAAATCAAAACTGATCTAGCTGCACATGGACCATACTCTGGAACTCAAGACCTTTCTTATGCAATAGCCGGATGCTTCCCACCCAAGCAAAGATATGGTCGGATTCATCCCTCAACAAGAACTTTTCAGGCTTTAAGAATAGCTGTAAATAATGAATTAGGTTCGCTCGACAGTTTACTTTTAAAAGCTCCAAACTGGTTGTTAGAAAATGGACTTTTTATGGTAATGAGTTTTCATTCACTAGAAGATAGAAGAGTAAAATCGAGTTTTAAAACTGATCATAGATTAAAAGTACTATCTAAAAAACCAATGAGAGCAGGCCCTGAAGAGATAGAATTAAATCCAAGAAGTAAAAGTGCCAAGTTAAGAATTTCTGCAAAGAAATTTTTAAAATAG
- a CDS encoding NAD(P)H-quinone oxidoreductase subunit H, producing MTQLETRTEPMVVNFGPHHPSMHGVLRLVVTLDGEDVVDCEPVIGYLHRGMEKIAENRTNVMFVPYVSRMDYAAGMFYEAIVVNAPERLANIKVPKRASYIRVIMLELNRIANHLLWLGPFLADVGAQTPFFYIFREREMIYDLWEAATGQRLINNNYFRIGGVACDLPWGWLEKCKDFCDWFGPKIDEYEKLITNNPIFRRRIEGLGVIGKEQAINWSLSGPMLRAAGVPWDLRKVDHYECYDDFEWDIAWEKEGDCYARYRVRIEEMRQSLKILRQACEMIPGGPTENLEAQRTVDGKKGDLSGFDYQYVAKKVAPTFKIPNGELYTRLESGKGEIGVFIQGNNDVTPWRFKIRAADSNNLQILPHILKGAKVADIMAILGSIDVIMGSVDR from the coding sequence ATGACGCAGCTTGAAACGCGTACCGAGCCAATGGTGGTCAACTTTGGGCCACATCATCCATCAATGCATGGGGTGCTGCGACTGGTCGTAACCCTTGATGGAGAGGATGTTGTTGATTGTGAACCAGTTATTGGTTACTTGCATCGAGGGATGGAGAAAATTGCTGAGAATAGAACAAACGTTATGTTTGTTCCTTACGTGAGCCGCATGGATTATGCGGCTGGTATGTTTTATGAAGCAATTGTTGTTAATGCCCCTGAGCGTTTAGCAAATATTAAGGTACCTAAACGAGCAAGTTATATCAGAGTGATAATGCTTGAGTTGAATAGAATCGCTAACCATTTGCTATGGTTAGGGCCATTTTTGGCTGATGTCGGGGCACAAACTCCTTTCTTCTATATTTTTAGAGAAAGAGAGATGATTTACGATTTATGGGAGGCTGCAACTGGTCAAAGATTGATTAATAATAATTATTTTCGTATTGGTGGCGTTGCATGTGATTTACCTTGGGGTTGGTTAGAAAAATGCAAAGATTTTTGTGATTGGTTTGGTCCGAAAATTGATGAATATGAAAAGTTGATAACTAATAACCCTATCTTTCGTAGACGTATAGAAGGTTTAGGAGTTATAGGGAAAGAGCAAGCGATTAACTGGAGTCTGTCTGGTCCAATGCTTCGGGCAGCAGGTGTTCCATGGGATTTGAGAAAGGTAGATCATTATGAATGTTATGACGATTTTGAATGGGATATTGCATGGGAGAAAGAGGGGGATTGTTATGCAAGATATAGAGTTCGTATTGAAGAAATGAGACAGTCATTAAAAATATTGCGACAAGCTTGTGAGATGATTCCTGGGGGTCCCACAGAAAATCTTGAGGCACAAAGGACAGTTGATGGAAAAAAAGGTGATTTATCAGGGTTTGATTATCAATATGTAGCTAAGAAAGTTGCACCTACTTTTAAGATTCCTAATGGTGAATTATACACACGCCTTGAGTCTGGAAAAGGAGAGATAGGAGTATTTATTCAAGGTAATAATGATGTAACTCCTTGGCGGTTTAAAATTAGAGCAGCTGATTCTAATAATTTGCAGATACTTCCTCACATACTGAAGGGAGCTAAAGTCGCTGACATAATGGCTATCTTAGGTTCTATTGATGTGATTATGGGTTCTGTGGATAGATAG
- a CDS encoding acyl-CoA thioesterase, producing MEKRNPREWLCLKRTVRFGETDAAGVVHFLELFRWCHETWEESLENYGIVLQEIFPTTQMNKCQLNVALPVVHCEANYFQPLYVGDTINIELNPEKINESSFILRFKFKKNGEKIGTTNIKHVSINTITREKCALSKQINLWLHESSLNF from the coding sequence TTGGAAAAGCGTAATCCTAGAGAATGGTTATGTTTGAAACGAACAGTTCGTTTTGGTGAGACAGATGCTGCTGGTGTGGTGCATTTTCTTGAATTATTCAGATGGTGTCATGAAACTTGGGAAGAAAGTTTAGAAAATTATGGAATAGTTTTGCAGGAAATTTTTCCTACAACCCAAATGAATAAATGCCAACTGAATGTAGCTTTACCAGTTGTTCATTGTGAAGCAAATTATTTTCAACCACTTTATGTTGGAGATACTATCAATATCGAACTGAACCCAGAGAAGATAAATGAGTCTTCATTTATACTTCGATTTAAATTCAAAAAGAATGGTGAGAAAATTGGTACGACAAATATAAAACATGTATCGATAAATACGATTACAAGAGAAAAATGCGCATTATCTAAGCAAATAAATTTGTGGCTTCATGAATCTAGTTTGAATTTTTAG
- a CDS encoding AMP-binding protein: protein MSNIAVVKCIPEKNLECSKEILKNFEKHNWVYLAPPKDQTKFSTSLSLPEGEGIIIASGGSIGGPNLCLQSIKNLTKSALATGKWLKNHGLTPNECIILNSLPLHHISGFMPWWRHRTWRSEYHWISPSFMHEPLQLRQFSEALANKYRRPLITSLVPTQLLSLIDNPDGLKWLQSLALIWLGGALIPIDLADKARRKSINLAPCYGATETGAMVTCLSPKDFIKGSNSVGFPLEDVEIEINKRHSLKIKTSRIATSKWNNGKFVEITDTNGWWEAGDLAQYISLDNRKAIQILGRRDSAINSGGETIFPEDIEIELMKIVSKHQIPIKDIFVLGVSDKKWGQRLVALTKFKEKEINRYPIISLLTDLIEDWQPSKKPLKWYDCPKLSRNINKKWEIKKWQDWIVLNRPIN from the coding sequence ATGAGCAATATTGCAGTTGTAAAATGTATTCCTGAAAAAAACCTGGAATGTTCAAAAGAAATTTTGAAGAATTTTGAAAAACATAACTGGGTATATCTAGCACCTCCAAAAGATCAAACGAAATTTTCCACATCGTTATCTTTACCTGAAGGAGAAGGAATAATCATTGCAAGTGGGGGCAGTATTGGAGGACCAAATCTGTGTTTACAATCAATTAAAAATCTAACTAAGTCGGCTTTAGCAACCGGAAAGTGGTTAAAGAATCATGGACTTACACCAAATGAGTGCATCATTCTGAATTCACTACCTTTACACCATATAAGTGGCTTCATGCCTTGGTGGAGACATCGCACTTGGCGATCAGAGTATCACTGGATTTCACCTTCTTTCATGCATGAACCGCTTCAACTTAGGCAGTTTAGTGAAGCATTAGCTAATAAATATAGACGTCCATTAATTACATCCCTAGTCCCAACTCAATTATTATCTTTGATTGATAATCCTGATGGTTTAAAATGGCTGCAATCTCTAGCTTTAATCTGGCTTGGAGGAGCTTTGATCCCCATAGATCTTGCTGACAAAGCGCGGAGAAAGTCTATTAATTTAGCGCCTTGTTATGGGGCTACCGAAACTGGAGCAATGGTGACTTGCTTGAGTCCCAAAGATTTTATAAAAGGAAGTAATAGTGTTGGGTTCCCTCTTGAAGATGTTGAGATAGAAATCAACAAAAGACATTCACTTAAAATTAAAACTAGTAGAATTGCAACTTCAAAATGGAATAATGGTAAATTCGTAGAAATTACAGATACGAATGGATGGTGGGAAGCAGGCGATTTAGCGCAATACATCAGTCTCGACAATAGAAAAGCAATACAAATTCTAGGCAGAAGAGATTCAGCTATAAATTCAGGTGGTGAAACGATTTTCCCAGAAGATATCGAAATAGAATTAATGAAAATAGTCTCAAAACATCAAATCCCAATTAAAGACATTTTTGTACTAGGAGTTAGTGATAAGAAATGGGGACAACGTTTAGTTGCCTTAACGAAATTCAAAGAGAAAGAAATCAACAGATATCCAATCATCTCACTTCTGACTGATCTCATTGAGGACTGGCAGCCATCCAAAAAACCACTAAAGTGGTACGATTGTCCAAAACTTTCAAGAAATATCAATAAAAAATGGGAAATCAAAAAATGGCAAGATTGGATAGTCCTTAATAGACCTATTAACTAA